The Clupea harengus chromosome 26, Ch_v2.0.2, whole genome shotgun sequence region cacacacacacacaatatctctctctcactcacacacacacacatacacacaatatctctctcactcacacacacacacacaatatctctctctcacacacacacacacacaatatctctctctcacacacacacaaaatctctctcacacacacacacaaaatctcactctctctcacacagacacgcaaacacaaaatatctctcacacacacacacagtatctctgtcactcacacacacaatatatatctcacacagacacacaaacacaatatctctctttcacacacacacacgctcacacaatatctctttcacacacacacacacacacacacacacacacacacacacacaatatctctctcacactcacacaatatctctctctcacacacacacacacacacacatacacaatatctctctcacacacaaacagtcacacacacacaatatatctctctcacatatacacacaatatctatctcacactctctctctctctccctctctcactcactctctcactccctctctctcatacacacacaatatctctctcacacacaaacagtcacacacacacaatatatctctctcacatatacacacaatatctatctcacactctcacactctctctctctctctctctctcactctctctctctctctctctcatacacacacaatatctctctcacacacaaacagtcacacacacacaatatatctctctcacatatacacacaatatctctcacactctctctctctctccctctctcactctctctcactctctctctctctcactccctctctctctctctctctctcatacacacacaatatctctctcacacacactctccctctctctctctctcactctctctctctctctctcactctctctctctctctctctctctctcatacacacacaatatctctctcacacacaaacagtcacacacacacaatatatctctctcacatatacacacaatatctatctcacactctctctctctctccctctctcactctctctctctctctcactccctctctctcatacacacacaatatctctctcacacacaaacagtcacacacacacaatatatctctctcacatatacacacaatatctatctcacactctctctctctctctcactctctctctctctctctctctctctctcatacacacacaatatctctctcacacacaaacagtcacacacacacaatatatctctctcacatatacacacaatatctctctctcactctctctctctctttctctcgctctctctcgctctctctcactctctctctctctctctctctctctctctcactctctctctctctctctctctcatacacacacaatatctctctctcacacacacactctctctttctctcgctcatacacacacacgtgggcctCTCCTGAAGCTGTGTATAGTTTTGCATATGTTTTACATCAAACAAATCACCCCCATaactaaacaacacacacacacacacacacacacacgtcacaccgCCGTCCCATGTACCAGAACTCCTCTCCGACaggacacctacacacacacacacacacacacacacacacacacacacacacacacacacacacacacagtgaaacacacaaacacgcaaactgGGCTGACTGCatttaaatagaaaaaaaacacatacacacacacatgtaaatgagaaatacacataaacacacaccactcacactcacactcacacacacacacaaacaaaatctgAACTCCATCACCAGGGGCGTGGCCGGcttatttgcacacacacacacacacacacacacacacacacacacacacacctgtgtttaaATGATCTGCAGTCCGGTGCAGCTCTACAGACTGTGTCAGCGTCCATCCAACAGGGAGACTTCTGGAACCTTCTGGAACCTTCTGCCCTCTCAGACCGTGACCTTCGCACTAGAGCCGCaggaccatacacacactctcaaacacacacacacctgtgtggaaGGTAGGAGTCCAGACttgagtgtgcgtatgtgtgtatcttttaTAACCTTTTATAGTTCTGAATGTTACGCATGTTGAGTGTCTATATGATTtctaagttgtgtgtgtgtgtgtgtgtgaatgagtggtatgatgtatatgtgtatgtgtagatatagtgagcgtgtgtgtgtgtgtgtggatatagtgtacgtatgtgtgtgtgtgtgtgtgtgtgtgtgtatgtgtgtgtgtgtgtgcgtgtggatatagtgtacgtatgtgtgagtgtgtgtgtgtatgtgtgtatatagtgtatgtatgtgtgtgtgtgtgtgtgtatatagtgtatgtatgtgtgtaggtgtgtgtgtgtggatatagtgtatgtatgtttgtgtgtgtgtgtgtgtgtgtgtatgtgtgtagatacagtgtgtgtatgtctgtgtggatatagtgtatgtgtgtgtgtgggtgtgtgtgtttaggtgtgtgtatatatagtgtacagtgccttgcataagtattcacccccttggatgttttaccttttcattgcttttataaatcaatcatggtcaatataaatTGGCTTTTTTGATtaaagaaatgacaaaaaaacatctttaatgtcaaagtgaaatcagatttctacacagtaaagtcaattaaataaaaatatgtaatgtaataagattgcataagtattcatcCCCTTCAATCAGGCTTACACATCTGGACACAGCCATTGTACTCCATTCTTCTTTGATAAACTGCTCAAGTTCTGTCAGGTTGCGCGGGGGTCGGGCGTGAACAGCCCTTTTCAAGTCCAGCCACAAATTCTCTATTAGAGTTAGGTCTGGACTTTGACTCGGCCACTCCAGAACATTCACCTTGTTGTCTTTAAACTCTTTCTGTGTAGCTTTCGCTGTTTGCTTCGGGTCATTGTGTTGCTGGAAAATAAATCTTCTCACAAGTCGTAGTTCTCTTGCAGACAGAATCCGATTGTCCTCCAGGATTTCCCTATATTTTGCTGCATTCATTTACCCTCTATCTTTATAAGCCTTCTAGGACCGGCTGCCGATACGCATCCCCACAGCCCAGTGTTTTACCTGAACGCGTTAATTGAACGAAAgttcatgaactcgttcatCATTTTGGTGAACGTGAACTGAACGTACTGTATTACTGCCTGATGAACGATACTGTGAACGCGTTCATTCTTTTTAATTTCGTTCAATTAGGTGCCAGATTTCTAGAGATTTCCAGGCGAAAAATACACCGTTAACAGTCCTGTATCCAATCGCTGCGTGTGCTTTCTTCTACTGTTTCTGCCTGGCAAGTGTGAGAGCGCCGaagttgcgtagaggccgagagcggtattgcagacagatagaaaTTTAGAAAAATTATAGCtcgcaacatattgaaaaaaaaagaactgaactagttcattttttggagctgtgaacttagttcaacattttttaattatgaactatgaactgaactagttcatgtagaaagtgaactttcccaacactgcgTTTGTGCTGATGTGCAGTGTTTGGTGTCCGCCAAACATAGCGTCTCGTTTGATGTCTAAAAAGCTCCACttttggtctcatcagaccacagaacttTCCTCCACTTGACCATAGAGtctcccacatgccttttggCGAACTGAAGTCGatatttaaagtggcattatgcagtaattgtacatcagaGTTAGGacaagcagttttaccttaaaataacagctttaaaaaaattggggcgctacaatgacttttaatatggagaatcgcctccgtgccattgccataccagggtccgtaggcatattactgctaaatgtagccTGAAGCCGctcggtttctactgtctgccgaactagtaaatagcttatttgccgttcttgctttgtcttgtgttgcacttgcttgatgtttgactgtgttaggacagttgttgactaactagttcgtcataatgtcaaagtcagcacatttcaagagattttgtttgttttagccgctagcatatcgttagcgattagcaattgttccgttatgctactttaatatGAGTTTTcgtcaacagtggctctcttccataaagtTTTGATcggtgaagaacccgggcaacagttgttgtatgcagagtctctcccatctcagcttgtaactccttcagagtagtcataggtgtcttggtggcctctctcactagtctccttcttgcacggtcactcagtttgtgaggacggcctgctctaggcagatttacacatttgccatattccttccatttcttgatgatggattgaacagaactccaggggatgtttagtgccttggacatttttttgtatccttcccctgacttatacttttcaataaccttttctctgagttgcttggagtgtTCTTGGGTCCTcatggtgtaacggtagccaggaatactgattactgaatactgaccagtgaatggaccttccagacacaggtgtcgttatactacaatcacttgagacacattctctgcacactgatccccatttcactaattgtgagactactagcaccaattggctggacctctgttgaattaggtcagtcactttaaagggggtgaatacttatgcaatcacttatttttcattacatatttttattgaaTTGAAATTACTGTGtggaaatctgttttcactttgacattaaagaaggcctttttgtagtttttgtttgtcaaaaaagccaatttatattgaccatgattgatttataaaagcaataaaagggtaaaacatccaagggggtgaatacttatgcaaggtaCTGTGTGTAGATATAGTGTATGtagatagtgtgtgttgtgtgtgtgtgtagatatagtGTATGtggatatagtgtgtgtgtgtgtggatatagtgtgtgtgtggatatagtgtgtgtgtgtagatatagtgtgtgtgtgtagatatagtgtgtgtagaTATTGTTACGTGGACGGCTCAAtgaaaggggaggccacgcagaatttataataataatactatttaataagttatttattaaatggtacaggtttatatttatattatatttgaagcaaaacgtgtggtgaatagaaaccaaagatgtaatgtaaagtcagttaacaACGACGACAACccaaaatccaacgagtatccaaatccaacgagtatccaacaaaccaacgataaccaaatgcCGGAAAGTCAAAGCTCTCCCGTCTGCcgtctgatcagggcttttgtagcccagccaatcaacgaTACACTGgtccccaatcacctgctgtagagagagagaacaggcatgcaatgtgtgtgtgtgtgtgtgtgtgtagatacacctgtccccaatcacctgctgtagagacagagagaacaggcatgcaaatatcacagggTCTAGGGTCGTAacaatatagtgtgtgtgtctgtgtgtgtagatatagtgtgtgtgtgtgtgtgtgtgtgtgtgtagatatatgTGATGCCAAATGACAGCCTGATGGTTTctgccaggtctgtgtgtgtgtgtgtgtgtgtgagagagagaacaggcatgcaaatatcacagggTCTAagaatatagtgtgtgtgtctgtgtgtgtgtctgtgtgtgtgtctgtgggtgtgtatgggctGATGGCCTTTAGTTTTTCAATCTGCAATGTGGTCTCTTACTTTATTACTTCCTTCTTTAACAAGGaatcaaaaatatatatatatatattatttatataaatgTCTCACTGGAATACTTTACTATTTTCAAGAAGTGTTCGACAATATGAAATATGAcatttcctggtgtgtgtgtgagtatgtgtgtgtgtgtgtgtgtgtgtgtgtctgtgtgtgagtatgtgtgtgtgtgtctgtgtgtgtctgtgtgtgtctgtgtgtagatggaGGAGTTGGATCTTCCTCAGATGCAGAGAGAAGTGGAAAGTCTGAAACTGCAACTTCAGACCAACAGAGAAAAATCCTCTGTGACTGTTGCAGAGTGagtcccacgcacacacacacacacacacatcatggacacacacacacacacagagacacacactcacagagacacagagacacactcacacacacacacacacacactcacacacacacacacacacagacacacacacacacacagactaacccATGTGTACTTGTTGTGTAGCTTGGTGAAATGGATTGAGGAGGGTGTGGCCAACGATCCCTTCCTGAATGCTGATTTGCTGAGGACCAATccgtgggtggaggggggaaagtgtgtgttgctctAACACACCCAGCATGAGAACACAATCattcaataaatcaataaattatTCAATAAATCAACCCAAATGTtttgacggtgtgtgtgtgtgtgtgtgtgtgtgttgctctaagACGCTCAGCATGTCAACACAATCattcaataaatcaataaattatTCAATCCAAATGTTTTgacggtgtgtgtctgtgtgtgtgcccatggtgtgtgtgtgtgtgtgtgtgtgtgtgtgtgcccatggtgtgtgtgtgtgtgtgtgtgtaacctggtGGAACAAACCAAGGTTTTGTCAGAAATGATAGAAAATCCAGTtcagtttttctgtttttattcatATGGGTACATACAAGTTacaagagtgacacacacacacgcacacacgcacacacacactcagagtagCTCTCAGATGTACACATTGCGTCTCACAGCGTTGGACACGGCGTCATTGAAgcggaaccacacacacacacacacacacacacacacacacacacacacacacactcacactcacactcacactcacacacacacagagtagctctcggatgtacacacacacacacacacacacacacacacacacacacacacacacacacacacactcagagtaaCTCTCGGATGTACACATTGCGCCTCACAGCGTTGGACACGCCCTCATTGAAGCGGAACCACACGTCGCTGTTCCCCACCGCCCGGCCAATTTGCATAACCACTTTAGTGCCCTCCGCTGAAgatggggggatagagagagaagagaggaggagaggagatggggggatagagaggatgagagaggaggagaggagatggggggatagagaggaggagaggagatggggggatagagagagagaagagaggaggagaggagatggggggatagagaggaggagaggagatggggggatagagagagagaagagaggaggagaggagatgggggagagagagagaagagaggaggagaggagatggggggatagagagagaagagaggaggagaggagatggggggatagagagagagagaagataaatTAATTACTACACTTGGTGCACAGaaactactcacacacacacacacacacacactaacacagggcccagtgcacacacacacacacactaacacagggcccagtgcacacacacacacacatactaacacaggtgtgtgagcatgtctgtgtgagcatgtctgtgtgagcatgtgtgtgtgagcatgtgtgtgagcgtatgtgtgtgagcgtgtgtgtgtgagcatgcgtgtgtgtgtgtgagcatgcgtgtgtgtgagcatgtgtgtgtgtgagcatgtgtgtgtgtgtgtgagcatgtgtgtgtgtgtgtgtgtgagcatgtgtgtgtgtgtgtgtgtgtgagtatgtgtgtgtgtgagcatgtgtgtgtgtgtgagcatgtgtgtgtgtgtgtgagtgtgagcatgtgtgtgtgtgtgtgtgtgtgtgtgagcatgtgtgtgtgagcaagtgtgtgtgtgtgtgtgtgtgtgtgtgtgtgagtgtgagcatgtgtgtgtgtgtgtgagcatgtgagcatgtgtgtgtgagcaagtgtgtgtgtgcatgtatgtgtgtgtgtgtgtgagtgtgagaatgtgtgtgtatgtgtgtgtgtgtgtgtgtgagtgtgagtgtgagaatgtgtgtgtgagcgtgtgtgtgtgtgtgagcatgtatgtgtgtgagcatgtgagcatgtgtgtgtgtgtgtgtgtgtgtgtgtgtgtgtgtatgagcatgtgtgtgtgtgatatgtgtgtgtgtgtgtgtgagcgtgtgtgtttgtgtgagagcatgtgtgtattacCTGTTGTTGAAGTGGTGGCTGGCTTCTGTTTTGGTACCATGACACGGCCGAAGAAGTCCACTTCCGGCTGCAGAACCAGAGGAGACCAGTTAAGACCAGTTAAGTCCAGAACTATCAGTTAAGACCAGAACTATCAATTAGGACCAGTTAAGACCCGAACTATCAGTTAAGACCAGTACCATCAGTTAAGACCAGAACTATCAGTTAAGACCAGAACTATCAGTTAAGACCAGTTAAGACCAGAACTATCAGTTAAGACCAGAACCACCAGTTAAGACCAGAACCACCAGTTAAGACCAGAACTATCAATTAAGACCAGTTAAGACCCGAACTATCAGTTAAGACCAGTTAAGACCCGAACTATCAGTTAAGACCAGTTAAGACCAGTACCATCAGTTAAGACCAGTTAAGACCAGAACCATCAGTTAAGACCAGAAATGTCAGTTAAGATCAGTTAAGACCAATTCAAATAATCAGATAAATCATTCTAAATCAGCAGTTAAGAGTCAGATAGAAATATAGATATCAGCTATAAAATGTAGCAAGACGGTGGAACTATGATGAGGAGTCTGcgtgagagcctgtgtgtgtgtgtgtgtgtgtgtgtgtgtgtgtgtgtgtgtgtgtgtgtgtgtgtgtgtgtgtgtgtgtgtgtgtgtgttagtgtgtgtgtgtgtgtgtgcgcgtgagagtgtgtttcttaCCCTGATCTCCACCACAGTCTGCTTGACAATGTGCTCTAGCCGCTGCTGATGGTTCTTGGTGGAGAGACTCTTCACTTCCTGTGCGTCTTTCTTCACTTCCTGTGCGTCTTTCTTCACTTCCTGCGGATCTTCTCTCTAATCATCAGTCATATGAAACATTGGTCACTCTTagtttgtgcagtgtgtgtgtgtgtgcacgtgtgtgtgtgtgtgcgtgtgtgtgcgtgtgtatgtatgtgtgcgtgcgtgcgtgtatgtgtgtgtgtatatgtgtgtgcgtgtgtatgtgcgtgggtgtgtgtgtgtgtgtaccttgtgtgcgtgtgcacgtgtgtgcgtgggtgtgtgtgtaccttgtgtgtgtatgtgtgtgtacgtgtgtaccttgtgtgtgtgtgtgtgtgtgtgtactttgtgtgtgtgtgtgtgtactttgtgtgtgtgtgtactttgtgtgtgtgtactttgtgtgtgtgtgtgtgtgtactttgtgtgtgtactttgtgtgtgtgtgtgtactttgtgtgtgtgtgtgtactttgtactttgtgtgtgtgtgtgtgtgtgtaccttgtgtgtgtaccttgtgtgtgtttcttctctgcTGCGCTCTGTCAGCTCTTCTCATTCGCTCCAGCTCCGTTTCCCTGGCGATGAGCTGCTTCACCTGATAGGTCAGCTGCCGCCGCGGAGGAAGGCCTGGGAACCGCACCACGTCCTCCACGTTGCTacggaaacacacaaacacaggatgctcattatgtgtgtgtgtgtgtgtgtgtgtgtgtgtgtgtgtgtgtgtgtgtgtgtgtgtgtgtgtgtgtgtgtgtatacactcacGGCTCTAGTACGTATGTGTATTGTCCTTCTTGACTGTAAACTTGTCTTTAACTCAGGTTGTAGTTGATGatggcgtgtatgtgtgtgtgtgtgtgtgtgtgtgtgtgtgtgtgtgtgtactcacggctctagtatgtatgtgtattgtcCTTCTTGATTGCGATCCTGTCTGTAACTCAGGTTGTAGTtgatcatggtgtgtgtgtgtgtgtgtgtgtgtgtgtgtatatatgtgtgtgtgtgtgtgtgtactcacggCTCTAGTACGTATGTGTATTGTCCTTCTTGACTGTAAACTTGTCTTTAACTCAGGTTGTAGTTGATGatggcgtgtatgtgtgtgtgtgtgtgtgtgtgtgtgtgtgtgtgtgtgtactcacggctctagtatgtatgtgtattgtcCTTCTTGATTGCGATCCTGTCTGTAACTCAGGTTGTAGTtgatcatggtgtgtgtgtgtgtgtgtgtgtgtgtgtgtgtgtgtgtatatgtgtgtgtgtgtgtgtgtatgtgtgtgtgtgtgtgtgtgtgtgtatgtgtgtgtatagttgagtgtgtgtgtgtgtgtgtgtgtgagagagtgagagtgagagtgagagtgtgtgtgtgtgtgtgtgtgtgtgtgtgtgtatagttgagtgtgtgtatagttgagtgtgtgtgtgtgtatagttgagtgtgtgtgtgtgtgtgtgtgtgtgtgtgtgtgtgtgtaaatgtgtgtgtgtgtaaatgtgtgtgtgtgtaaatgtgtgtgtgagtgtgtgtgtgtaaatgtgtgtgtgtgtgtgtgtgtgtgtgtgtgtactcacggctctagtatgtatgtgtattgtcCTTCTTGATTGCGATCCTGTCTGTAACTCAGGTTGTAGTTGATCATGGTGTCGATCagatcacacagctgctgcttcTCACGAGAGCTGTACAACTGAGGATTCACctgatgatacacacacacacacacacacacacactcaatatacAACTGAGGATTCAcctggagatacacacacacacacacacacacacacactcacacactcactatacaaCTGAGGATTCACctgatgatacacacacacacacacacactcaatatacAACTGAGGATtcacctgatacacacacacacacacacacacacacacacacacactcactatacaaCTGAGGATTCACctgatgatacacacacacacacacactatacaactGAGGATTCacctggtgacacacacacacacacacacacacacactatacaactGAGGATTCacctggtgacacacacacacacacacacacacacacacacacactcactatacaaCTGAGGATTCacctggtgacacacacacacacacacacacacacacactcacacacacacacactatacaactGAGGATTCacctggtgacacacacacacacacacacacacacacacacacacaactgaggaTTCacctggtgacacacacacacacacacccacacccccacccccccacacacacacacacacacactgtacaactGAGGATTCacctggtgacacacacacacccccccacacacacacacacacacccccccacacaccccccacacacacacccccacacacacacacacacccccacacacacacacacacacactcactatacaaCTGAGGATTCacctggtgacacacacacacacacacacacactcacacactatacAACTGAGGATTCacctggtgacacacacacacacacacacacacacacacacacacaactgaggaTTCacctggtgacacacacacacacacacacccacacccccacccccacacacacacacacacacacacacacacactgtacaactGAGGATTCacctggtgacacacacacacccccacacacacacacacacacacacacacaccccccacacacccccccacacacacacccccacacacacacacacaccccccacacacacacacacacacacacacacacacacacacacacacacacacacacacacacacacacacacacactcactgggcgTAGTTTGGGTGAGATGAGGTCCAGCAGCAGGCTCAGCATGTCCAGGCAGAGAGAGGTTATGGCGAGCCGACTCCTCACCGCCGGGGGAATCTCCGCCAACATGGCAACCACCGCATTACGCATGTGCTGAGTACGAGTCAGGGCctggggggaagagagagaacatggcaACCACCGCATTACtgatggggggagaggagagagaacatggcAACCACCGCATTACtgatggggggagaggagagagaacatggcAACCACCGCATTACtgatggggggagaggagagagaacatggcAACCACCGCATTACtgatggggggagaggagagagaacatggcAACCACCGCATTActgatggggggagagagagagagagaacatggcaACCACCGCATTACGCATGTGctgatggggggagagagagagagagtaaaggctGAAAGTCAGTGGCATAATAGTGTCGGGCATttgggtgtgtagtgtgtgtagtgtgtgtagtgtgtgtagtgtgtagtgtgtagggaGGGCATttgggtgtgtagtgtgtgtagtgtgtgtgtagtgtgtgtgtagtgtgtgtgtagtgtgtgtagtgggcatttgggtgtgtagtgtgtgcatttgggtgtgtagtgtgtgtgtgtagtgtgtgtgcgtgtgtgtgtagtgtagtgtgtgtgtgtagtgtagtgtgtggtgtgtgtgtgtagtgtgtgtactgtgtgtgtgtgtgtgtgtgtgtgtgtgtgtgtgtgtgtgtgtgtgtgtagtgtagtgtgtgtgtgtagggtagtgtgtgtgtgtgtgtgtgtgtgtgtgtgtagtgtgtgtgtgtgtgtgtgtgtgtagtgtagtgtagtgtgtgtgtgtgtgtgtgtagtgtagtgtagtgtgtggtgtgtgtgtgtgtgtgtgtgtagtgtagtgtgtggtgtgtgtgtgtagtgtgtgtagtgtgtagtgtgtgtagtgtgtgtagggtgtaggGAGTATGGAGGAGGAAACCAGTAGAGTCGTGTTGAATGAATCGCAGCAAGATGGAAATCAGCCACGAAATGGACCCATATGCATGTTAGGCTTAAATCATTTAACAAATGTACGCTTGCTGAAATTGCTTCAGTTATGTTTTATAATCCATATAACAAATGTATGATTGCTGAAAACTGCTTTTAGTAGTGAAATGTGCTTACACACTGAATGAAACAGGTTTTCGTGTGAACACCTGATGTAGAACAATGTATGTGCTTAAAGAGTGCTAGAATATTCTTGAGTGTCGAGTGTTGAAATGTGGAAGTtaagagaaaaac contains the following coding sequences:
- the gng13a gene encoding guanine nucleotide-binding protein G(I)/G(S)/G(O) subunit gamma-13a, translated to MEELDLPQMQREVESLKLQLQTNREKSSVTVADLVKWIEEGVANDPFLNADLLRTNPWVEGGKCVLL